The Pseudobacteriovorax antillogorgiicola nucleotide sequence TTTTCGATCAATACTTCCTCTTTGCGCGCCTTCTCTTTCTTGCCAGCAGCGCAGCAGATAGAACTGCGAGGGAAATATCAAGCTGACAAGAAAGCAGTAGAATCAAATCTTACCTGGATTAAGAAAGAAAAGCGTGGCAGTGCGTTTTCTGTGTTCTTTTGGTTCTTCCTACTTGCCAAAGTTTTTCTTACCTTCAGGCCTTATTATATCATCGCATGGAATCCTGAAAATAAGCGTTTGAGTAAGCGTTACCAAAGACTGGTTCGCGAGCCGATCTACCTTGGGCCCAACGCATCTGCCGAAAGCACAGAAAAAATTGCCGTTGGAGTTTCGAGCAGCATGCGCTGCCTGCTATCACCATTCCTTTACTGGCAGAATATTTTTGCGTTTCTCGGCGGGCGTAAGGCAATACTTCAACTTCGTTTACTGAAGCTCCAGGAATCAAGTTACTCCATAAGCAACCATGGCATCCGCAACCCGCTTAAAACCAGCTATATTAGCTCCTTTAACGTAGTTCACCTTTTTGGAGTTTTGCTCGCTGCTGCCGTAAGTCACACAGTTATCGTGGATATTTTTCATAACTCCCTGAAGCTTACTCTCTAGCTCATCTCTAGACCAAGAGAGCCTCATACTATTCTGGGTCATCTCCATAGCCGAAACCGCCACGCCACCAGCGTTGGCTGCCTTTCCAGGAGCATACAAAACCTCCGCATTCTGAAACACCTTCACGGCAGATCTTTCAACAGGCATATTTGCACCTTCACCAAGACCCTGAAGTCCATTTTTTACTAGGGTTTTGGCATCCTCTTCGCTTATCTCGTTTTGAGTTGCTGATGGAAAGGCAAGATCGCAGGGAACAGCCCAAGGCCCTTTGCCAGCTATGTACTCGACACCAAACTCCTCTGCAAACTCTCTAATCCGTCCACGACGCTCCATCTTGAGCTTGATAACCCAAGCCAGCTTTTCATCATCAATACCGTTCTCATCATAGATAAAACCATCGGAATCAGAAAGCGTCACAACTTTAGCGCCCTTGCTTATGAGCTTCTCAGCGGTATAAATCGCTACGTTGCCAGAGCCGGATACAACACAAGTTTTCCCTTCAAGCCCATCGGATACATGGTTAAGCATGTTCTCCACAAAGAATACGCAGCCATAGCCTGTAGCCTCTTTACGAACATGACTTCCACCAAAATCGATAGACTTGCCTGTAATTGCTCCGGTGTGGGTATTGGCCAATCTCTTATACTGACCGTAAAGGTAGCCAATTTCACGGGACCCAACACCAATGTCTCCTGCGGGGACATCCACATCAGGACCGATGTGGCGGTGCAGTTCCATCATAAAAGCTTGACAAAAGCGCATCACCTCACGATCTGACTTACCTTTCGGGTTAAAGTTAGCACCTCCCTTAGCTCCACCCACAGGCAGGGAAGTCAGGCTATTCTTGAAAATCTGCTCAAACCCCAGAAATTTTAGGATACTGAGATTCACCGAGGGATGAAACCGGAGACCTCCTTTATACGGCCCAATGGCTTGATTAAACTGAACTCGATAACCTCGATTCGCGCGAACATGTCCCTTATCATCTACCCAGCAAACTCTGAAGATCACGATACGATCTGGCTCAGTCATTCGCTCAAGAATACCTTCTTGCTGATACGCTTCATGGTCTGCAACGAACGGCATCACATCCCTGGCAACCTCTTCAACCGCCTGATGGAACTCTGATTCCCCTGGGTTTCGCTTTTCTAAGCCACTCATGAATCTTTCAATACTATCGACCGAGTTCATCTAAGTCCCTCCAGATTGTTAAAGCCACAGTATGACGGGAACCAAGTGATAGCGAAACGAGCAAATTCTTGCGGACAACAAAGAGGGGCTCTCATTATGAGAACCCCCTACTTTCATTTCTTAACAATGTAAGTACCGTCTTCCTCTTAGCGTCGCCCATTAGGAAATCTGGCATAAGCCATCGCCGGCTTTTGGGCTGGTGCGGGGAATAGGTCGATTTTGAGATCAGGAAGCGGGTAGTGATCCATAAGGTTGCTAGCAGTGTAGTAGACAAGAGCAGGAACTGCGGTAGGAAACATAGCACCCACCGAGTAGCTGACAAACAGTGCTGACTGGGTCGCCACACCTTCAATCATGCAAGGAGCTGTACTCAATCCTACGAAGCTTCCAAATAGGATGAGTGGCGCAATAACTGCTAGATTCAAGTAGGTGGTCCAACTCATTCTCATAGCAGCTAAACAGAAGAGGTTGATCGCACAAACGGTGCAAAAAGCAGCCATGAGTACACCTTCCCTCTGCCAGGTGAAGTACATCAAAGCCGGAATCGCCAGAGCCAGGCCAACAGCAGTTTTTGTCATGGTCTCACGCCACGAGCTATTCATCGCAATCATATTTTTCCCCTATGTGCTTATTTGGTCTTGCTTTATTTTGAAGCAAAAAGCTTGCGCTCGTAAATGAATGAACTTACCTAGCCTTCATGGATTTCTTGCAGAAGACTCATACGGCGTCCAACCTCACATGCTCTTTTGTTCGGACGTACTCGTTGAAACCTTTGCCTTTTCTTGCGACAAGGTGGGAAAAGCCTAGAAAGTTTAAATATTTTTACTTAAGAAATAATTTACTTTAATTTGACTCTCTTGGCTCTGGCCTTTGGCTTAAGATTAGAGTTCGCTAGCATCTGGCGTTAAGTGAATGAGATATTTTAAAATAGGTTGTCATTTTGGTAAAGTCGATTCAGAAGCAATTAGGTAGCCTCCTCCTCAAAATGACGGGCTGGACGGTGGAGGGCTCCTACCCGGACCGTCAATCCATCATTATTGTAGCTCCTCATACGTCAAATTGGGATTTTATCTATTTTCTATTTCTGTGCATGAAGTGGGAGAAGCTCGGCTCAGTGATGTGGATCGGCAAACACACTTTGTTTCGCGGCCCATTCAAGTCCATCTTAACCGCTATGGGCGGCAAGCCGGTGAATCGCAAGAAAAATAATAACATCATTCGCATTGTTACAAATCACCTAAAAGACGATCCCTCCATGTGTTTCGCCTTGGCTCCAGAAGGTACGCGAAGCTACACAAATCACTGGAAAAAAGGCTTTTACCGAATGGCCCAGCGAAGTGGTCTGCCCATTGCCTTCGCCTTTATCGATTTCAAGGATCGACGGATCGGGATCGGCCCCTCTCTCGATGTGACGGGTGACCAAGAGCAAGATTGGGACGTGATCCGAAATTTTTACCGCAAGGAGTGGGCCGCTTACCCAGACCAATTCAGCGATATGCGCTATTGATACAAATATTTGAATACTACTTGGCTGATAAGCACACCTCTTATCGAGGCGCTTTCACCTTACAAATCGCCAAACGCTGATCAACTCACGGCATGTAGCAGCCTCGAACAACCTCATCTCGATTTTCTTATTTTCTTCCAAAAGACCATTAAGTTTTCGGCGAAGTAACCGATAGGTTACTTAAGTAACCAGTCAGTTACAAAAAAAGGAGGAATTATGTATAAATATCTGTTATTATTAACTCTATTAAGTACTCACAGCCGGGCTTCAGAGATCAATATCGTTAGTGGTTTAAGCCAGCCTTTGGTCGTAAACGGTGGTAATCTGGAGATAAATTACCTAACCGAGAATCTAATCTTCGAGTACTCACATGGTTGGTCACTCGATTTTGCGGCGCACGGGGGTTTAGCGCAAACGGAAGCAGAAAATGATCAAAATCTAGAGCTTTTTCTCCCCTACTCTACAGGTGGTGGAATTGGCTATCGCCTCAGCAAACAGTTCAACGCACGGCTTGAATACAAAGAGCATTACTATGAAGTTAATAGAAAAAATAGTGATGAGAGTTTTCAATACATCACAAGATCTTTAGGGATAGGCCTCTATTGGGAATGGCAACCCTGGCAAAACATGCTTCTTATTGTTCCGAGCCT carries:
- the gdhA gene encoding NADP-specific glutamate dehydrogenase, which codes for MNSVDSIERFMSGLEKRNPGESEFHQAVEEVARDVMPFVADHEAYQQEGILERMTEPDRIVIFRVCWVDDKGHVRANRGYRVQFNQAIGPYKGGLRFHPSVNLSILKFLGFEQIFKNSLTSLPVGGAKGGANFNPKGKSDREVMRFCQAFMMELHRHIGPDVDVPAGDIGVGSREIGYLYGQYKRLANTHTGAITGKSIDFGGSHVRKEATGYGCVFFVENMLNHVSDGLEGKTCVVSGSGNVAIYTAEKLISKGAKVVTLSDSDGFIYDENGIDDEKLAWVIKLKMERRGRIREFAEEFGVEYIAGKGPWAVPCDLAFPSATQNEISEEDAKTLVKNGLQGLGEGANMPVERSAVKVFQNAEVLYAPGKAANAGGVAVSAMEMTQNSMRLSWSRDELESKLQGVMKNIHDNCVTYGSSEQNSKKVNYVKGANIAGFKRVADAMVAYGVT
- a CDS encoding 1-acyl-sn-glycerol-3-phosphate acyltransferase, producing the protein MTGWTVEGSYPDRQSIIIVAPHTSNWDFIYFLFLCMKWEKLGSVMWIGKHTLFRGPFKSILTAMGGKPVNRKKNNNIIRIVTNHLKDDPSMCFALAPEGTRSYTNHWKKGFYRMAQRSGLPIAFAFIDFKDRRIGIGPSLDVTGDQEQDWDVIRNFYRKEWAAYPDQFSDMRY